The proteins below come from a single Micropterus dolomieu isolate WLL.071019.BEF.003 ecotype Adirondacks linkage group LG05, ASM2129224v1, whole genome shotgun sequence genomic window:
- the dtymk gene encoding thymidylate kinase isoform X2 produces MACKRGALIVLEGVDKAGKTTQCKKLVQSLQQSSRPVEMMRFPDRTTTIGQLISAYLENKSDLEDHTVHLLFSANRWELVPLMKKKLEQGTTLVVDRYAFSGAAFTSAKPGFCLDWCKNPDVGLPKPDLVMFLQLSPAEAALRGQFGEERYETSVFQRAVQQQFEQLMKDPSVNWQGKDLKLFIF; encoded by the exons ATGGCGTGTAAAAGAGGAGCGCTCATTGTGCTGGAGGGAGTGGACAAGGCCGGGAAAACGACGCAGTGCAAGAAACTGGTTCAGTCgctgcagcagagcagcaggCCGGTAGAGATGATGAGATTCCCCG ACAGGACCACGACAATTGGACAGCTGATAAGCGCCTACCTGGAGAACAAGAGTGACTTGGAGGACCACACGGTGCACCTGCTGTTCTCCGCTAACCGCTGGGAACTGGT GCCTTTAATGAAGAAGAAGCTGGAGCAAGGCACCACTCTGGTAGTCGATAGGTACGCCTTCTCTGGAGCTGCTTTCACCAGTGCCAAGCCG GGTTTCTGCCTGGACTGGTGCAAGAACCCTGACGTGGGACTGCCAAAGCCGGACCTTGTCATGTTTTTACAGCTCAGTCCAGCTGAGGCTGCTCTCAGAGGTCAGTTTGGAGAAGAGAGATATGAGACCAGTGTTTTCCAAAGAGCGGTTCAACAGCAGTTTGAACAGCTGATGAAGGATCCTTCAGTCAACTGGCAG GGAAAGGATCTCAAACTCTTCATCTTCTGA
- the dtymk gene encoding thymidylate kinase isoform X1: MACKRGALIVLEGVDKAGKTTQCKKLVQSLQQSSRPVEMMRFPDRTTTIGQLISAYLENKSDLEDHTVHLLFSANRWELVPLMKKKLEQGTTLVVDRYAFSGAAFTSAKPGFCLDWCKNPDVGLPKPDLVMFLQLSPAEAALRGQFGEERYETSVFQRAVQQQFEQLMKDPSVNWQVIDASQTVEDVHRDITTHSLNAINTAQNMPLGELWK, from the exons ATGGCGTGTAAAAGAGGAGCGCTCATTGTGCTGGAGGGAGTGGACAAGGCCGGGAAAACGACGCAGTGCAAGAAACTGGTTCAGTCgctgcagcagagcagcaggCCGGTAGAGATGATGAGATTCCCCG ACAGGACCACGACAATTGGACAGCTGATAAGCGCCTACCTGGAGAACAAGAGTGACTTGGAGGACCACACGGTGCACCTGCTGTTCTCCGCTAACCGCTGGGAACTGGT GCCTTTAATGAAGAAGAAGCTGGAGCAAGGCACCACTCTGGTAGTCGATAGGTACGCCTTCTCTGGAGCTGCTTTCACCAGTGCCAAGCCG GGTTTCTGCCTGGACTGGTGCAAGAACCCTGACGTGGGACTGCCAAAGCCGGACCTTGTCATGTTTTTACAGCTCAGTCCAGCTGAGGCTGCTCTCAGAGGTCAGTTTGGAGAAGAGAGATATGAGACCAGTGTTTTCCAAAGAGCGGTTCAACAGCAGTTTGAACAGCTGATGAAGGATCCTTCAGTCAACTGGCAG GTAATTGATGCTTCTCAAACTGTTGAGGATGTGCACAGGGACATCACCACCCACAGCCTTAATGCAATCAACACAGCTCAGAACATGCCACTCGGAGAGCTGTGGAAGTGA
- the atg4b gene encoding cysteine protease ATG4B isoform X3, with amino-acid sequence MLRCGQMILGEALACRHLGRDWRWARGQKQREEYVSILNAFIDKKDSYYSIHQIAQMGVGEGKPIGQWYGPNTVAQVLKKLAVFDTWSRLVVHVAMDNTVVIEEIKRLCMPWLDIEGACAEPEGMGGLNGCLEGACALAEEETALWKPLVLLIPLRLGLSDINEAYIETLKQCFMLPQSLGVIGGKPNSAHYFIGYVGEELIYLDPHTTQPAVEPCEDGQVPDETYHCQHPPCRMHICELDPSIAAGFFCRTEDEFDDWCMRIRRLSCNRGGLPMFELVDSQPSHMVSVDALNLTPDPHFIDFSDSDRLERFFDSEDEEFEILSL; translated from the exons ATGTTACGGTGCGGCCAGATGATCCTTGGCGAGGCCTTGGCGTGTAGACATTTAGGCAGAG ACTGGAGATGGGCCAGAGGCCAGAAACAAAGAGAAGAGTATGTCAGCATTCTAAACGCCTTTATTGACAAAAAAGACAGCTATTATTCCATCCATCAAATTG CCCAAATGGGAGTTGGAGAGGGAAAGCCTATAGGCCAGTGGTATGGACCAAACACAGTTGCCCAGGTTCTAAA GAAGCTGGCTGTGTTTGACACGTGGAGCAGATTAGTTGTACACGTGGCGATGGACAACACTGTGGTCATCGAGGAAATCA AGCGTCTCTGTATGCCCTGGCTGGACATTGAAGGAGCCTGTGCTGAGCCAGAGGGAATGGGGGGACTCAATGGCTGCCTGGAGGGTGCGTGTGCCCTGGCTGAGGAGGAGACAGCTCTCTGGAAACCTCTGGTCCTGCTCATCCCCCTCAGGCTGGGCCTGAGTGATATAAATGAGGCCTACATCGAAACACTTAAG CAATGCTTCATGCTGCCCCAGTCCCTGGGTGTTATTGGGGGGAAACCCAACAGTGCCCATTACTTCATTGGTTATGTCG GAGAGGAACTCATCTATTTAGACCCGCACACCACTCAGCCTGCAGTGGAGCCATGTGAAGACGGCCAGGTCCCTGATGAGACGTACCACTGTCAGCACCCACCCTGTCGCATGCACATCTGTGAACTAGACCCATCCATCGCAGCG GGTTTCTTCTGCAGAACAGAGGACGAGTTTGATGACTGGTGTATGCGCATAAGAAGG CTGTCCTGCAACAGAGGGGGCCTGCCCATGTTTGAACTAGTAGACAGTCAGCCCTCTCACATGGTCAGCGTGGATGCCCTTAACCTTACCCctg ACCCTCACTTCATAGATTTCTCGGACTCGGACAGGTTGGAGCGGTTCTTTGATTCAGAAGATGAAGAGTTTGAGATCCTTTCCCTGTGA
- the atg4b gene encoding cysteine protease ATG4B isoform X2, producing MDAATLTYDTLRFGEFEDFPETSEPVWILGKEYNALTEKDEILSDVTSRLWFTYRKNFPPIGGTGPTSDTGWGCMLRCGQMILGEALACRHLGRDWRWARGQKQREEYVSILNAFIDKKDSYYSIHQIAQMGVGEGKPIGQWYGPNTVAQVLKKLAVFDTWSRLVVHVAMDNTVVIEEIKRLCMPWLDIEGACAEPEGMGGLNGCLEGACALAEEETALWKPLVLLIPLRLGLSDINEAYIETLKQCFMLPQSLGVIGGKPNSAHYFIGYVGEELIYLDPHTTQPAVEPCEDGQVPDETYHCQHPPCRMHICELDPSIAAGFFCRTEDEFDDWCMRIRRLSCNRGGLPMFELVDSQPSHMVSVDALNLTPDFSDSDRLERFFDSEDEEFEILSL from the exons ATGGATGCAG CTACCTTGACATACGACACACTTCGCTTTGGAGAGTTTGAAGATTTTCCCGAGACCTCCGAGCCTGTGTGGATCTTGGGGAAAGAATACAATGCACTCACAG AGAAAGATGAGATTTTATCAGATGTCACTTCACGGCTGTGGTTCACATACAGAAAAAACTTTCCACCAATTG GTGGGACAGGACCGACATCGGATACAGGATGGGGATGTATGTTACGGTGCGGCCAGATGATCCTTGGCGAGGCCTTGGCGTGTAGACATTTAGGCAGAG ACTGGAGATGGGCCAGAGGCCAGAAACAAAGAGAAGAGTATGTCAGCATTCTAAACGCCTTTATTGACAAAAAAGACAGCTATTATTCCATCCATCAAATTG CCCAAATGGGAGTTGGAGAGGGAAAGCCTATAGGCCAGTGGTATGGACCAAACACAGTTGCCCAGGTTCTAAA GAAGCTGGCTGTGTTTGACACGTGGAGCAGATTAGTTGTACACGTGGCGATGGACAACACTGTGGTCATCGAGGAAATCA AGCGTCTCTGTATGCCCTGGCTGGACATTGAAGGAGCCTGTGCTGAGCCAGAGGGAATGGGGGGACTCAATGGCTGCCTGGAGGGTGCGTGTGCCCTGGCTGAGGAGGAGACAGCTCTCTGGAAACCTCTGGTCCTGCTCATCCCCCTCAGGCTGGGCCTGAGTGATATAAATGAGGCCTACATCGAAACACTTAAG CAATGCTTCATGCTGCCCCAGTCCCTGGGTGTTATTGGGGGGAAACCCAACAGTGCCCATTACTTCATTGGTTATGTCG GAGAGGAACTCATCTATTTAGACCCGCACACCACTCAGCCTGCAGTGGAGCCATGTGAAGACGGCCAGGTCCCTGATGAGACGTACCACTGTCAGCACCCACCCTGTCGCATGCACATCTGTGAACTAGACCCATCCATCGCAGCG GGTTTCTTCTGCAGAACAGAGGACGAGTTTGATGACTGGTGTATGCGCATAAGAAGG CTGTCCTGCAACAGAGGGGGCCTGCCCATGTTTGAACTAGTAGACAGTCAGCCCTCTCACATGGTCAGCGTGGATGCCCTTAACCTTACCCctg ATTTCTCGGACTCGGACAGGTTGGAGCGGTTCTTTGATTCAGAAGATGAAGAGTTTGAGATCCTTTCCCTGTGA
- the atg4b gene encoding cysteine protease ATG4B isoform X1, with translation MDAATLTYDTLRFGEFEDFPETSEPVWILGKEYNALTEKDEILSDVTSRLWFTYRKNFPPIGGTGPTSDTGWGCMLRCGQMILGEALACRHLGRDWRWARGQKQREEYVSILNAFIDKKDSYYSIHQIAQMGVGEGKPIGQWYGPNTVAQVLKKLAVFDTWSRLVVHVAMDNTVVIEEIKRLCMPWLDIEGACAEPEGMGGLNGCLEGACALAEEETALWKPLVLLIPLRLGLSDINEAYIETLKQCFMLPQSLGVIGGKPNSAHYFIGYVGEELIYLDPHTTQPAVEPCEDGQVPDETYHCQHPPCRMHICELDPSIAAGFFCRTEDEFDDWCMRIRRLSCNRGGLPMFELVDSQPSHMVSVDALNLTPDPHFIDFSDSDRLERFFDSEDEEFEILSL, from the exons ATGGATGCAG CTACCTTGACATACGACACACTTCGCTTTGGAGAGTTTGAAGATTTTCCCGAGACCTCCGAGCCTGTGTGGATCTTGGGGAAAGAATACAATGCACTCACAG AGAAAGATGAGATTTTATCAGATGTCACTTCACGGCTGTGGTTCACATACAGAAAAAACTTTCCACCAATTG GTGGGACAGGACCGACATCGGATACAGGATGGGGATGTATGTTACGGTGCGGCCAGATGATCCTTGGCGAGGCCTTGGCGTGTAGACATTTAGGCAGAG ACTGGAGATGGGCCAGAGGCCAGAAACAAAGAGAAGAGTATGTCAGCATTCTAAACGCCTTTATTGACAAAAAAGACAGCTATTATTCCATCCATCAAATTG CCCAAATGGGAGTTGGAGAGGGAAAGCCTATAGGCCAGTGGTATGGACCAAACACAGTTGCCCAGGTTCTAAA GAAGCTGGCTGTGTTTGACACGTGGAGCAGATTAGTTGTACACGTGGCGATGGACAACACTGTGGTCATCGAGGAAATCA AGCGTCTCTGTATGCCCTGGCTGGACATTGAAGGAGCCTGTGCTGAGCCAGAGGGAATGGGGGGACTCAATGGCTGCCTGGAGGGTGCGTGTGCCCTGGCTGAGGAGGAGACAGCTCTCTGGAAACCTCTGGTCCTGCTCATCCCCCTCAGGCTGGGCCTGAGTGATATAAATGAGGCCTACATCGAAACACTTAAG CAATGCTTCATGCTGCCCCAGTCCCTGGGTGTTATTGGGGGGAAACCCAACAGTGCCCATTACTTCATTGGTTATGTCG GAGAGGAACTCATCTATTTAGACCCGCACACCACTCAGCCTGCAGTGGAGCCATGTGAAGACGGCCAGGTCCCTGATGAGACGTACCACTGTCAGCACCCACCCTGTCGCATGCACATCTGTGAACTAGACCCATCCATCGCAGCG GGTTTCTTCTGCAGAACAGAGGACGAGTTTGATGACTGGTGTATGCGCATAAGAAGG CTGTCCTGCAACAGAGGGGGCCTGCCCATGTTTGAACTAGTAGACAGTCAGCCCTCTCACATGGTCAGCGTGGATGCCCTTAACCTTACCCctg ACCCTCACTTCATAGATTTCTCGGACTCGGACAGGTTGGAGCGGTTCTTTGATTCAGAAGATGAAGAGTTTGAGATCCTTTCCCTGTGA